The proteins below come from a single Paracoccus sp. SCSIO 75233 genomic window:
- a CDS encoding YcgN family cysteine cluster protein has translation MRERFWELPLSDLDSEEWEALCDGCGKCCLNKLEFEDTDELAFTRIACRLLDGETCRCSRYEIRHAYVPECVTLTPEKIKDISYWLPATCAYRLRHEGRKLPDWHYLISGDRESVHRAGVSVRGWTLSEAEVPEDDWEDHIIEDLS, from the coding sequence ATGCGGGAGCGTTTCTGGGAATTGCCGCTCAGCGATCTCGATTCCGAGGAATGGGAGGCGCTGTGCGATGGTTGCGGGAAATGCTGTCTCAACAAGCTGGAATTCGAGGACACCGACGAACTGGCCTTCACCCGGATTGCCTGCCGCCTGCTGGATGGCGAAACCTGCCGCTGCTCGCGCTATGAGATCCGTCACGCCTATGTCCCGGAATGCGTGACGCTGACGCCGGAGAAGATCAAGGATATAAGTTACTGGCTGCCCGCGACCTGTGCCTATCGGCTGCGTCATGAGGGGCGGAAACTGCCGGATTGGCATTATCTGATCAGCGGCGACCGGGAGTCGGTGCATCGGGCGGGCGTCTCTGTCCGCGGCTGGACCTTGTCCGAGGCGGAGGTGCCGGAGGATGACTGGGAAGACCATATTATCGAGGATCTGTCATGA
- a CDS encoding bifunctional riboflavin kinase/FAD synthetase — protein sequence MQIHRHWTGLPDTARGTTAAMGNFDGVHRGHRAVIDAARAAADAPLGVITFEPHPRQFFAPDAPDFRLMNAEARANRLRRLGVAHVFELPFGPELAGLSPDGFAREVLAEGIGLAHVTVGQDFRFGKGREGDAAGLSALGERYGFGVTVAPLIGEGGEEFSSTAIRNALAEGRPRDAERMLGHWHRIEGEVVHGEKRGRALGYPTANMGVDGLHLPKLGVYAVIADVLSGPYQGSYPGVASLGVRPMFGKNEPNLEVHLFDFDGDLYGTHLSVALVEYLRPERKFDGLEALSAQMDRDSQQAREMLTAL from the coding sequence TTGCAGATTCATCGCCACTGGACCGGATTGCCGGACACGGCGCGCGGCACGACCGCGGCAATGGGCAATTTCGACGGGGTGCATCGCGGTCATCGCGCCGTGATCGATGCGGCACGGGCAGCGGCGGATGCCCCGCTTGGCGTCATCACCTTCGAGCCGCATCCGCGCCAGTTCTTTGCCCCCGATGCCCCGGATTTCCGGCTGATGAATGCCGAGGCGCGGGCGAACCGTCTGCGGCGGCTCGGCGTGGCGCATGTGTTCGAGCTGCCTTTCGGCCCGGAGTTGGCGGGGCTGAGCCCGGACGGGTTCGCCCGCGAGGTGCTGGCGGAAGGTATTGGGCTGGCCCATGTCACCGTCGGTCAGGATTTTCGCTTCGGCAAGGGCCGGGAGGGCGATGCGGCGGGGCTGTCGGCGCTTGGCGAAAGATATGGTTTCGGCGTCACCGTCGCGCCGCTGATCGGTGAGGGTGGCGAAGAATTTTCCTCGACCGCGATCCGCAATGCGCTGGCCGAGGGGCGCCCCCGCGATGCGGAGCGGATGCTGGGCCACTGGCACCGGATCGAGGGCGAGGTGGTGCATGGCGAGAAACGGGGCCGGGCGCTTGGCTATCCCACGGCGAATATGGGGGTGGATGGGCTGCATCTGCCGAAGCTGGGCGTCTATGCGGTGATCGCGGATGTGCTGAGCGGCCCGTATCAGGGAAGCTATCCCGGGGTCGCCAGCCTCGGCGTGCGGCCGATGTTCGGCAAGAACGAGCCCAATCTGGAAGTTCATCTGTTCGATTTCGACGGTGATCTTTACGGGACGCATCTGTCTGTGGCTCTGGTCGAATATCTGCGGCCCGAGCGGAAATTCGACGGGCTGGAGGCGCTGAGTGCGCAGATGGATCGCGACAGCCAGCAGGCCCGCGAGATGCTGACGGCACTCTGA